From Terriglobales bacterium, one genomic window encodes:
- a CDS encoding type 1 glutamine amidotransferase domain-containing protein, translated as MPERNLDGMRVAILVSTNFEQVELEEPMEALAQAGADCRIVSPTQGKITGMKHDEKKDNFNVDFTLDQVNPDQFDAVMIPGGALNSDFLRVIPKAQDFVKKVNSAGKPMAIICHGPWLLVSAGLVKGRTLTSYHTIQDDIRNAGGNWVDREVVRDGNWVTSRQPSDLQAFNREMVNVFSELRQPVNRAA; from the coding sequence ATGCCTGAGCGCAATCTTGATGGCATGCGTGTAGCCATTCTCGTTTCGACAAATTTTGAGCAGGTGGAACTCGAAGAACCCATGGAGGCGCTGGCGCAAGCCGGTGCGGATTGCCGTATCGTCTCGCCCACGCAAGGCAAAATCACCGGTATGAAGCACGACGAAAAGAAGGATAACTTCAACGTCGATTTCACTCTCGACCAAGTCAATCCCGACCAGTTCGACGCCGTGATGATTCCCGGGGGTGCATTGAATTCCGACTTCCTCCGCGTCATCCCCAAAGCGCAGGATTTCGTTAAGAAGGTCAACTCGGCTGGCAAGCCGATGGCGATCATCTGCCACGGCCCGTGGCTGCTCGTGTCGGCTGGACTCGTCAAAGGACGCACTCTCACGAGCTATCACACCATTCAAGACGACATCCGTAACGCCGGCGGCAATTGGGTCGATCGCGAAGTCGTTCGCGACGGCAACTGGGTCACCAGCCGTCAACCCTCGGATCTGCAGGCGTTTAACCGTGAAATGGTGAACGTCTTTTCAGAGCTCCGCCAACCCGTGAATCGCGCCGCGTAA
- a CDS encoding N-acetyltransferase encodes MRYRIRDYKPEDFDRLHTLDQECFPPGIAYSRRELAYYIKRPHAFTLVAEEKNKAIAGFIVASSHPKKMGHIITIDTDRKLRRSGLGTLLMNAAETRLREIGCEVVFLEVAVNNTPAIKFYKKLGYSILKTLMGYYQGKLDGFLMIRRFSEEQGVTGITK; translated from the coding sequence GTGCGCTACCGCATCCGCGACTACAAACCGGAAGACTTCGACCGTCTGCACACGCTCGACCAGGAATGCTTTCCTCCGGGCATCGCCTATTCGCGCCGCGAACTCGCCTACTACATCAAGCGTCCGCACGCCTTTACTCTTGTTGCCGAAGAGAAGAACAAGGCCATTGCCGGTTTTATCGTTGCCAGCAGCCATCCGAAGAAGATGGGGCACATCATCACCATTGACACTGACCGGAAACTCCGCCGCTCCGGGCTGGGCACATTACTGATGAATGCCGCAGAAACGCGTCTCCGGGAGATCGGCTGTGAGGTTGTATTCCTTGAAGTTGCAGTGAACAACACCCCGGCTATTAAGTTCTACAAAAAGCTGGGGTACTCCATTCTCAAGACCCTCATGGGCTATTACCAGGGCAAGCTGGATGGCTTCCTCATGATCCGCCGCTTTTCAGAAGAACAGGGCGTGACGGGAATCACAAAGTAG